The window CGGCGATGGTCACGGCGACCGCGGCCGAGGTGATCAGGACGAGGACACCGGTGGCGTACGCGCCACCCTGCGCGTCGACATCGGCGTCGAAGATCCAGGTCACCAGGAACGCGACAAGGGTGAAGACAATGACCATGGGGCGCAGCGCTCGCGCCCAGTGGGGCGCCATGCCGTACCGGGGCAAGTAGCGCGGCATCAGGTTCAGCAGACCGGCCATCGCCGACGACCCGGCGAACCACAGGATCAGGATCGTGGAGATGTCGTAGACCGTGCCGAAGGCAGAGCCCAGGTACTCGTGGGCCAGGTACGCCAGGGCCCGTCCGTTGGCCTCACCACCTGGCTGGAATTGTGCTGGCGGAATCAGCAGCGTCGTGATGAAGCTGCTGGTGATCAGGAAGACGCTCATGATGATGGCCGCGGTCGTCAGCAGCTTCTTCGCACCGCGGATCCGGCCTGCCGGCTTGTCCTCGGTGTCATCCGGGTCGCCCTTGACGTGCGGCATTACCGCCACGCCGGTCTCGAAGCCGGACAGGCCGAGCGCGAGCTTCGGGAACACGATGAGGGCGATGGCGACCATCATGAGCGGGTTGCCGTGCTCGGTGGTGAGCGCCTCGGTCCAGTCGGTGACGACATGCGGTTCGGCGGCCACCTCCCACAGGCCGCGCGCCACCACGACAACGTTCAGGCTGAGGTACGTGGCCACGAGGACGACTGCGACGCCGATGGCCTCGCTGAACCCCTTGAGGAACACCGCCCCGAGGAGCGCGATCATGATGAGGGTGATCAGCACCTCGTGACCGTGCAGAGTGCTCGTGAGGTGAGGGTTCTCCACCAAGTGGGCGGTCGCGTCCGCCGCCGACAGGGTGATGGTGATCAGGAAGTCCGTCGCCGCGAACCCGAGCAGGGTCAGGACGAACAGCTTGCCCTTCCAGAACGTCAGCAGCCGCTCCAGCATGGCGATCGAGCCCTCGCCGTGCGGGCTCTCCTCGGCCACTCGCCGGTAGACCGGTAGCGCGCCGAAGAGAGTGAGCAGGACCAGCACGATGGTCGCGAGCGGCGACAGCAGCCCGGCCGCCAGCGCCGCGATGCCAGGCTGGTATCCGAGGGTGGAGAAGTAGTCCAGACCCGTCAGGCACATCACCCGCCACCAGGGCCGCCCGTGGGGCCGGGCCGCCGCCTCCTTGGCGGCGGGCGAACTGTTCTCGGCGGTCAAGCCTTCCAGCATCCACGCGCGCAGGCGCGAGGAGCGGGCCGGGGTGGCCATCGTGGGGAGCTCCTGTCGTACGGCAAAGAATCAGCCATCGACACCGACGGCGGAGCAAGCGTACGCAGATTGATCTCATATGCCCGCGGCTGAGGCAATCCTGACGCGTCCTTAACGCGAACAGAGCCACCTGTGGCGTAGCCGCAGTGTTCCCGAGGTCAGCCGAGGCCGGGAATGGTGGACACCACCAGGTCGATGAGCTTGATGCCCACGAAGGGCAGGATCAGCCCGCCGAGGCCGTAGACACCGAGGTTGCGGCGCAGCAGGTCGTGCGCGGAGGCGGGCCGGTAGCGGACACCGCGCAGGGCGAGCGGGATGAGGGCCACGATGATCAGCGCGTTGAAGATGATCGCCGAGGTGATCGCAGAGGTCGGACTGCTCAGGCCCATGATGTTGAGGGCTTCGAGCCCCGGGTAGGCCGCGGTGAACATCGCCGGGATGATCGCGAAGTACTTCGCGACATCGTTCGTGATGGAGAAGGTGGTGAGCGCACCGCGGGTGATGAGGAGCTGCTTGCCGATCTCGACGATCTCGATGAGCTTGGTCGGGTTGGAGTCCAGGTCCACCATGTTCCCGGCCTCCTTGGCGGCCGAGGTACCCGTGTTCATCGCCACGCCGACGTCCGCCTGCGCGAGCGCCGGGGCGTCGTTCGTACCGTCACCGGTCATCGCGACCAGCTTGCCGCCCGCCTGCTCCCGCTTGATCAGCGCGAGCTTGTCCTCGGGCGTCGCCTGGGCGAGGTACTCGTCCACCCCCGCCTCCGCGGCGATGGCGCGGGCCGTCAGCTCGTTGTCGCCGGTCACCATGACCGTACGGATCCCCATGCTCCGCAGCTCCGCGAACCGCTCCCGGATGCCTTCCTTGACCACGTCCTTGAGGTGGATGATGCCGAGGACCCGCGGCCCGTCCCAGTCGTGGACCGCCACCAGCAGAGGGGTCCCGCCGGATTGGGAGACCTGGGCGGACCATGCGGCGGCCTCCGCCTGTACGGTCCCGCCGCGCATCACCACCCAGTCCATGACCTCCACCACCGCGCCCTTGCGGATGGCGCATCCCGCGCCGTTGTCCCAGCTCAGGTTGACGCCGCTCATCCGGGTGCGGGCGCTGAACTCGGTGAAGCGGGGGTTGCTGAGGTCCTCGGCGGCGGCCGGCTGGAGCCCGTACCGCTGGGCCAGGGCCACGACGGACCGGCCTTCGGGGGTCTCGTCGGCGAGGGAGGACAGCTGGGCGGCGTCGGCGAGCTTGGTGTGGTCGATGCCCGGGAGCGGGATGAAGGCGGCGGCCTCGCGGTTGCCGTGGGTGATGGTGCCGGTCTTGTCGAGGAGCAGGGTGTTGATGTCACCCGCGGCCTCGACGGCGCGGCCGCTCAGCGCGATGACGTTGCGCTGCACGAGGCGGTCCATGCCGGCGATGCCGATCGCGGAGAGCAGGGCGCCGATCGTGGTGGGGATGAGGGTCACCAGGAGCGCGACCAGTACGGTCGTGGACTGGGCGGCGCCCGCGTACGCGGCCATCGGCTGGATGCTGACCACGATCAGGATGAAGATGACGGTCAGGGCGGCCAGCAGGATGTTCAGCGCGATCTCGTTCGGGGTCTTCTGCCTGGACGCACCCTCGACCAGCGCGATCATCCGGTCGATGAAGCTGTTCCCGGAGCGCGAGGTGACCCGTACGACGATCGAGTCCGACAGTACGGTCGTGCCGCCGGTGACTCCGGACCGGTCGCCGCCCGACTCCCGGAGCACGGGGGCTGATTCACCGGTCACCGCCGATTCGTCCACCATCGCCGCGCCGTCGACCACGTCCCCGTCGGCCGGTACCGGCTCACCCGCTTCGACGAGGACGAAGTCGAAGGGCTGGAGCTCGGCCGGGGTCACCACCTCGGTCTCGGCGTGGCGCAGGTTCGTCCCGTACGTCCAGCGCTTCAGCCGGAGAGCGACGGTGTCGGTACGCGCCTTGCGCAGCGACTCGGCCTGGGCTCGGCCACGGCCCTCGGCGACGGCCTCGGCGAGGTTGGCGAACAGAACCGTCAGCCAGAGCCAGACGCTGATCACCCAGGTGAAGACGGACGGGTGGATGAGCGCCGAGAGCGTCGTCAGGACGGAGCCCACGGCCACGACGAACAGCACCGGCTTCTTCACCAGTTCGCGCGGGTGGAGCTTGGCGACGGCCTCCCGGGCGGAGGTGGCGAGGAGCTCGGGCTCCAGCACGTTCACCTGGCCGGAGCGTTTCCGGGACGGCCGGTTGAGCGGGGTCCGCGGAGGGGTCCCTAGACCCGGGGGCACGTGCTGCGCGGCGGCGGGAGGCATGGGGAGGAGACCTTCTGGTGAGTTCGGCGGGGCACCCCTGCCGGGCCGGTCGGCACGCGGCGGGTGCGGGTGAGAGGTGTCGCCGCCGGGGACTGTCTCGCATGGACCCCCTCGGCCGTCATGTGAGTGGTCGAGGTCCCCGGCGGCGCAACAGGCAGGAAACTACTGCCCGTGCCAGCGGAAATCCCCCTGTGGGCAGGGGATTTGGCACCTTCTTGACGGCGGCGCACAAGACGCATCAAGCCGCCGTCAAGGGCACGTCAACGCGCGTCGGCCGTGATGCGGAAGCGAAGTCGGCAGATGACGGCGTCGGTGTCGCGGCGTACCGCGTGGGCGACCACGGAGCCACGCTGGTTCTGCAGCATCCGCTGCCACAGGTGAGTGGGTTCCGTTTCCGGGATGAGGACGGTCACCTGGGCATCCGGGTGTTTCTGCATGAGCTCGCGCACGTACGCCGACACCGGCCGGCCGAGCGAGCGGGTATCGGAGGCGACCTCGATCAGCTCGATGCCGGGCTTCCACAACTCCCAGTCCCGGCGCAGCGCTTCGGCCGCTTGCCGGTCCTCAGGACCGGTGTGGGTGACGGTCACGGCGAGGACCTCGTCGCCGAGCGAGCGGGCCGCGGTCAGCGCCTGACAGGTCAGTCGGGACAGCCCCGACACGGGCACGACGATCAGAGAGCGGGAGCGCTGGGGCGGCTGCGGGATGCGGCCGAGCTCCAGGCGTGCGCCGATCTGGGCGTAGGCCCGGTTGACCTTCTCGAAGCCGAGGACGATCAGCGGCAGGGCGAGCACGATCAGCCAGGAGCCCTCGGTGAACTTGGTGGCGGTCACGACGACCGCCGAGACTCCGGTGAGCAGGGCGCCGAAGCCGTTGAGGCCGGCCTTGGCCTGCCAGCCCTTGGGGCGTTCGCCGTACCAGTGTCGGACCATGCCGACCTGGCAGATGGTGAAGCCGACGAAGACGCCGATCGCGAAGAGCGGAACGAGGGTGTTGGTGTCGCCGCCTGAGAACACCAGCAGGGCGGCGGACACGAGGGCCAGCCACACCACCCCGTGCCGGTGTACCTGGCGGTCCGCCTTGAGGGCGAAGACGTGCGGCAGGTAGTTGTCCCGGGCCAGCAGGCTCATCAGCACGGGAAGCCCGCCGAAGGAGGTGTTCGCGGCCAGCGCGAGCAGCACCATCGTCGCGAACTGGACCACGTAGAAGGCGAGGTTGTGGCCGAAGGAGGCGTCCGCGAGCTGGGCCAGCACGGTCACCCCCTCGACCGGCTGGAGGTGGAAGCGGCCGATCAGGACCGAGAGGCCGATCAGCATCACGCCGAGCAGGGCGCCGAGGGCCACCTCGGTCCGCTGGGCGCGTCGCGCGGCCGGGGCACGGAAGGCCGGCACCGCATTGGCGACGGCCTCGACGCCGGTCAGGGCGGAACAGCCGGCCGCGAAGGCCTTCAGCAGCAGGAGCGCGCCGACCCCGGTGGCCCCTTCGCCGAGCGCGGAGGCGTGGCCGGCGGCCGAGGCGGTGCTGACCGGGCCGTCGCGGAAGAGACCGACCGCCACCATGGTGAGGATCGACCCGACGAACACCGCGGTCGGTACGAGGAACGCCTTGGCGGAGTCCACGACCCCGCGCAGGTTCACCGCCGTGACCAGAACCAGGACCCCGAGGCAGATCCACACCCGTTCCCCGTACAGCTCGGGGAACGCCGAGGTCAGCGCCGCGACGCCGGCGGTGACGGAGACGGCGACGTTCAGGACGTAGTCGAGGATCAGCGAGGCCGCGGCGACCAGGCTCGTGCGCCGGCCGAGATGCTTCTTGGCGACGGCGTACGAACCGCCACCGTCCGGGAACGCGGCGATGACCTGCCGGTACGAGGCCACCAGCACGGCGAGCAGAGCTGCGATCGCGAGGGTGACGGGGAGGGTGAACCCGAGGCCGTAGGCACCGGCTGCCGCCAGGACCAGCACGATCGACTCGGGCCCGTACGCCACGGAGGCCATCGCGTCGAGCGACAGCGCGGCCAGGCCCTGGAGGGCGGTCAGCCGGTGCCGGTCCCCCGCCTCGTGAGGCGTCCGCACGCCGGTATCAGGAGGTTCCTCCGTGCCCGGTGCCTGCCCGGCCGCGGTCGTCTTTCCCATGTCTATGGCCATCTTCGCTGTTCCTCCGATTGGGCAAAGTGAGGACAGCGTCCGGATGGCGTGGCCGCATGACCAGTGCTCTTGGCGAATTCCATATGACCGCCGCGCCACTCTTCACGTGCTCCTGACGCCGGGGCCGCAAAGTCGTACGAGGTGCGTCAAGATCTCAACAGGGCACGTGGCTCCTTCATCGGCCGGGGGCACGCTTGAAAGGCGCGACACACGTCCGCCGAAGTCAAGGGAGTACACGCTGATGAACGCGGAAAACGTGGTCGGGCTCATCGTCGCCGTCGCTCTGCTCGGCTACCTCGTGGCCGCCCTGATCAGGCCCGAGAGGTTCTGATTCAAGACCGCCCCGTCCGGACGGGAGGCATCACATGTCCGGATCCTCGCACCGCCTGCACGACCGTGCCGTTCTGCTCGCCGCCCTCGTGGTGCCGTTCCTCGTGGCGCTCGCCCTCGTGCCGTTCCGCACGGGCATTTCAGCGACGAACGAAGCTCTGATCATGGTCGTCGCGGTGGTCGCCGTCGCCGCGCTCGGGACCCGGGCGGCCGGGGCGCTGGCCGCACTCTCTGCGGCTGCCTGGTTCGATTTCTTCCTGACCAGGCCCTACCAGCAGTTCGCCATCGCCGACCGTGATGAGATCCAGACGGCTGTCCTCCTGCTCGTCGTCGGCCTGATCGTCTCGCAGCTGGCCGTTCGGGTACAGCGGCTCCGGACGGTCGTGGTCACTGACGCCTCGCATCTGTCGAGCCTCCAGGGAACCGCCCGTCTGGTCGAGGACGGCGCCTCACCGGAAGCGGTGGTCGAGTACGTGCGTCGGGAGCTCGTGAGCCTGCTGGGGCTGCGCGGCTGCCGCTTCGAATACGGCAGGCTGCTCGGGCACCGGCCGCGCCTGGAGCACGACGGTGGCTTGTGGTTGCGCAGCCGCAGCCGGATCGTCGAGTACGCCGATTGGCCGGACGGAGAGACCGAGCTGCGCGTCGTCGGCGGCGGGCACTACTACGGCCGCTTCCTCCTCGATCCGCTCCCGGACCGTCCCCTGCCTCCCGAGGAGGCCCGCCTGGTCGCGGTCGCGCCGGCCGCTCAGGCCGGTGCCGCGCTGGACACGGCCGGCCTCTCCCACCAGGGCTGACCGGCGGTTCGCGACCACTCGCGTATGCGCCGCGTTAAGAGTTCCCCTGCTTCCGTATGGACCCCATCAAGGTGTCTTAACGCCGGGATGAAGACACGGTTATCTCGACATCGGCCATCTGGCCGATTCAATTCCTTCCTCATTCATCCAGGAGCTCACGGTGGCCGATCTGGCCTTCGTCGTCACCACGGTCGCGGTCTTCGCGCTGGTGGCTCTCATCGCCCGGGGGGTGACCAAGCTGTGAACGCCGAAAACATCATCGGCCTCGTCGTGGCCGTCTCCCTGCTCGGATACCTCGTCCTCGCGCTTGTGTACCCGGAGAGGTTCTAGCCACCGATGAGTCCCGTTCTCGCTGGTGTGCTCCAGCTCCTCGCACTGATCGCCGCGCTCGCGCTGGCCTACCGCCCGCTGGGCGACTACATGGCCCGCGTCTACTCCTCCGACAAGCACTACAAGCCGGAGAAGTGGATCTACAAAGCCATCGGCGCCAATCCGAACGCCGAGATGCGCTGGCCCGCCTACCTGCGCGCCGTCCTCGCCTTCTCCGCGGTCTCGGTCCTGTTCCTCTACGGCCTCCAGCGGGCCCAGGGCATCCTGCCCGGCTCGCTCGGCTTCTCCGCGATCGACCCTGACCAGGCCTTCAACACCGCCGCCTCCTTCGTGGCCAACACGAACTGGCAGTCGTACTACGGCGAGCAGGCCATGGGCCACGTCGTGCAGACCGGCGGCCTCGCGGTCCAGAACTTCGTCTCCGCCGCGGTCGGCATGGCCGTCGCCGTGGCCCTCGTACGGGGCTTCGCGCGCTCCCGCACCGGTGAGCTGGGCAACTTCTGGTCCGACCTGGTCCGCGGTGTCTTCCGCATCCTGCTGCCCATCTCCGTGATCGGTGCGGTCATCCTCGTCGCGTGCGGCGCCATCCAGAACTTCGCCGGCATCCACGAGGTCGGCCAGTTCCTCGGCGGCACCCAGCAGTGGAACGGCGGCGCCGTCGCCTCGCAGGAGGTCATCAAGGAGCTGGGCACCAACGGCGGCGGTTACTTCAACGCCAACTCGGCCCACCCCTTCGAGAACCCCAACCCGTTCTCGAACCTGTTCGAGATCTTCCTGATCCTCGTCATCCCGTTCTCCCTGACCCGCACCTTCGGCCGGATGGTCGGGAACCTGCGCCAGGGCTACGCGATCCTCGCCACGATGGCCACCATCTGGATCGGCTTCACCGCGCTGATGATGTGGACCGAGTTCGCCCACCACGGCCCGGCCTTCGACGTCTCGGGCGGGGCGATGGAGGGCAAGGAGACCCGCTTCGGCGTCGGCGCCTCCGCGATCTTCTCCGTGGCGACGACCTTGACGTCCACCGGCGCGGTCAACTCCTTCCAC of the Streptomyces sp. NBC_01294 genome contains:
- the kdpF gene encoding K(+)-transporting ATPase subunit F is translated as MNAENIIGLVVAVSLLGYLVLALVYPERF
- a CDS encoding APC family permease — its product is MAIDMGKTTAAGQAPGTEEPPDTGVRTPHEAGDRHRLTALQGLAALSLDAMASVAYGPESIVLVLAAAGAYGLGFTLPVTLAIAALLAVLVASYRQVIAAFPDGGGSYAVAKKHLGRRTSLVAAASLILDYVLNVAVSVTAGVAALTSAFPELYGERVWICLGVLVLVTAVNLRGVVDSAKAFLVPTAVFVGSILTMVAVGLFRDGPVSTASAAGHASALGEGATGVGALLLLKAFAAGCSALTGVEAVANAVPAFRAPAARRAQRTEVALGALLGVMLIGLSVLIGRFHLQPVEGVTVLAQLADASFGHNLAFYVVQFATMVLLALAANTSFGGLPVLMSLLARDNYLPHVFALKADRQVHRHGVVWLALVSAALLVFSGGDTNTLVPLFAIGVFVGFTICQVGMVRHWYGERPKGWQAKAGLNGFGALLTGVSAVVVTATKFTEGSWLIVLALPLIVLGFEKVNRAYAQIGARLELGRIPQPPQRSRSLIVVPVSGLSRLTCQALTAARSLGDEVLAVTVTHTGPEDRQAAEALRRDWELWKPGIELIEVASDTRSLGRPVSAYVRELMQKHPDAQVTVLIPETEPTHLWQRMLQNQRGSVVAHAVRRDTDAVICRLRFRITADAR
- the kdpF gene encoding K(+)-transporting ATPase subunit F encodes the protein MNAENVVGLIVAVALLGYLVAALIRPERF
- a CDS encoding APC family permease, whose amino-acid sequence is MATPARSSRLRAWMLEGLTAENSSPAAKEAAARPHGRPWWRVMCLTGLDYFSTLGYQPGIAALAAGLLSPLATIVLVLLTLFGALPVYRRVAEESPHGEGSIAMLERLLTFWKGKLFVLTLLGFAATDFLITITLSAADATAHLVENPHLTSTLHGHEVLITLIMIALLGAVFLKGFSEAIGVAVVLVATYLSLNVVVVARGLWEVAAEPHVVTDWTEALTTEHGNPLMMVAIALIVFPKLALGLSGFETGVAVMPHVKGDPDDTEDKPAGRIRGAKKLLTTAAIIMSVFLITSSFITTLLIPPAQFQPGGEANGRALAYLAHEYLGSAFGTVYDISTILILWFAGSSAMAGLLNLMPRYLPRYGMAPHWARALRPMVIVFTLVAFLVTWIFDADVDAQGGAYATGVLVLITSAAVAVTIAARRAGERGWTIGFGVISAVFIYTTGVNIVERPDGVKIGACFIAGIMALSLLSRLARVFELRVTHIEFDDMAQRFIRDTANRTIRFIANEPDNRDLAEYRQKKEQIRADNDIPAGDDVMFVEVTVLDASEFESGMRVRGEVLHDRYRVLTLESSSIPNALAALLLHVRDETGQRPHIYFEWTEGNPFANFFRFFLFGQGEVAPVTREVIREAEPDRARRPHVHAG
- a CDS encoding DUF4118 domain-containing protein; its protein translation is MSGSSHRLHDRAVLLAALVVPFLVALALVPFRTGISATNEALIMVVAVVAVAALGTRAAGALAALSAAAWFDFFLTRPYQQFAIADRDEIQTAVLLLVVGLIVSQLAVRVQRLRTVVVTDASHLSSLQGTARLVEDGASPEAVVEYVRRELVSLLGLRGCRFEYGRLLGHRPRLEHDGGLWLRSRSRIVEYADWPDGETELRVVGGGHYYGRFLLDPLPDRPLPPEEARLVAVAPAAQAGAALDTAGLSHQG
- the kdpA gene encoding potassium-transporting ATPase subunit KdpA; this encodes MSPVLAGVLQLLALIAALALAYRPLGDYMARVYSSDKHYKPEKWIYKAIGANPNAEMRWPAYLRAVLAFSAVSVLFLYGLQRAQGILPGSLGFSAIDPDQAFNTAASFVANTNWQSYYGEQAMGHVVQTGGLAVQNFVSAAVGMAVAVALVRGFARSRTGELGNFWSDLVRGVFRILLPISVIGAVILVACGAIQNFAGIHEVGQFLGGTQQWNGGAVASQEVIKELGTNGGGYFNANSAHPFENPNPFSNLFEIFLILVIPFSLTRTFGRMVGNLRQGYAILATMATIWIGFTALMMWTEFAHHGPAFDVSGGAMEGKETRFGVGASAIFSVATTLTSTGAVNSFHSSYTGLGGGIQLLGMQLGEIAPGGVGSGLYGMLIMAIIAVFIAGLMVGRTPEYLGKKIGTREIKFAACYILITPALVLGFTAAAMALDTPANSMTNTGAHGFSEILYAYTSGANNNGSAFAGLNADTQWFNSTIGIAMLLGRFLPMVFVLALAGSLAEQKPVPETAGTLRTDKPLYTGLLVGTILIVTGLTYFPALALGPLAEGLAS
- the kdpB gene encoding potassium-transporting ATPase subunit KdpB → MPPAAAQHVPPGLGTPPRTPLNRPSRKRSGQVNVLEPELLATSAREAVAKLHPRELVKKPVLFVVAVGSVLTTLSALIHPSVFTWVISVWLWLTVLFANLAEAVAEGRGRAQAESLRKARTDTVALRLKRWTYGTNLRHAETEVVTPAELQPFDFVLVEAGEPVPADGDVVDGAAMVDESAVTGESAPVLRESGGDRSGVTGGTTVLSDSIVVRVTSRSGNSFIDRMIALVEGASRQKTPNEIALNILLAALTVIFILIVVSIQPMAAYAGAAQSTTVLVALLVTLIPTTIGALLSAIGIAGMDRLVQRNVIALSGRAVEAAGDINTLLLDKTGTITHGNREAAAFIPLPGIDHTKLADAAQLSSLADETPEGRSVVALAQRYGLQPAAAEDLSNPRFTEFSARTRMSGVNLSWDNGAGCAIRKGAVVEVMDWVVMRGGTVQAEAAAWSAQVSQSGGTPLLVAVHDWDGPRVLGIIHLKDVVKEGIRERFAELRSMGIRTVMVTGDNELTARAIAAEAGVDEYLAQATPEDKLALIKREQAGGKLVAMTGDGTNDAPALAQADVGVAMNTGTSAAKEAGNMVDLDSNPTKLIEIVEIGKQLLITRGALTTFSITNDVAKYFAIIPAMFTAAYPGLEALNIMGLSSPTSAITSAIIFNALIIVALIPLALRGVRYRPASAHDLLRRNLGVYGLGGLILPFVGIKLIDLVVSTIPGLG